The following coding sequences lie in one Takifugu rubripes chromosome 8, fTakRub1.2, whole genome shotgun sequence genomic window:
- the LOC101068573 gene encoding complement C1q tumor necrosis factor-related protein 3-like, translating into MSVLFTADLQTGGNVGPFQGDRTLIFNRAITNVGEAYDISTGLFKAPVTGYYCFSFSYQADKREQSGLTLMKNSEAIVKAFNSNKPGIQHVDNASSTACLELQQGDHVSVVLPNGCHACGIGGTTSFTGFLISKA; encoded by the exons ATGA GTGTCCTTTTCACAGCAGACCTACAGACAGGAGGTAATGTTGGACCCTTTCAGGGAGACAGAACTTTGATTTTCAACAGGGCAATCACCAACGTGGGGGAGGCGTACGACATCAGTACAG GCCTCTTCAAAGCTCCTGTCACAGGCTATTactgcttcagcttctcctacCAAGCTGACAAAAGGGAACAATCGGGGCTGACTCTGATGAAGAACAGTGAGGCCATCGTGAAGGCGTTCAACAGTAACAAGCCAGGGATTCAGCATGTTGATAACGCTTCCAGCACTGCATGTCTGGAACTTCAGCAAGGAGACCATGTGTCTGTGGTCCTGCCTAATGGCTGTCATGCTTGTGGCATTGGTGGAACCACCAGCTTCACTGGTTTTCTCATCAGCAAG GCTTAA
- the vbp1 gene encoding prefoldin subunit 3, with protein sequence MAATTDDSNAPQAIKKKYLGIPEAVFLEDVESFMKQPGNEKAEAVITRLHEQHQKYKFMELNLSQKKLRLKNQIPQITQTLQIVQHMQKKKGSPEPMETHFMLADSVFCKASVPPTEKVCLWLGANVMLEYDIDEAHALLEKNLQTAARNLETLNGDLDFLQNQITTTEVTMARVYNWDVMRRSRENMLKSANKS encoded by the exons ATGGCGGCGACCACAGACGACAGCAATGCTCCTCAGgcgattaaaaaaaagtacctCGGGATCCCAGAAGCTGTATTTTTG GAGGATGTCGAGTCCTTTATGAAACAGCCGGGCAACGAGAAGGCAGAAGCCGTCATCACGAGGCTGCACGAACAACACCAGAAATATAAGTTCATGGAGCTCAACCTGTCGCAAAAGAAGCTCAG GTTGAAAAACCAGATCCCACAAATCACTCAGACGCTACAAATTGTACAACACATGCAGAAGAAAAAG ggaTCCCCCGAACCCATGGAGACGCACTTCATGTTGGCTGACAGTGTGTTCTGCAAGGCCTCGGTTCCACCCACCGAGAAAGTCTGCCTATGGTTGGGG GCTAATGTCATGCTGGAGTACGACATTGATGAAGCCCACGCCCTCCTAGAGAAGAACCTCCAAACAGCAGCTCGTAATCTAGAAACTCTCAACGGTGACCTTGATTTCCTGCAGAACCAGATCACCACCACTGAAGTCA cgATGGCGCGGGTCTACAACTGGGacgtgatgaggaggagcagagaaaacATGCTCAAATCAGCAAACAAGTCTTAA
- the rab39bb gene encoding RAB39B, member RAS oncogene family b, translating to MEAIWLYQFRLIVIGDSTVGKSCLIRRFTEGRFAQVSDPTVGVDFFSRLVEIEPGKRIKLQIWDTAGQERFRSITRAYYRNSVGGLLLFDITNRRSFQNVHDWLEEARSHVQPHSIVFLLVGHKCDLEAQRQVTRQEAEKLAGAYGMRYVETSARDAINVEHAFTELTRDIFAQVRSGDIMIQEGWEGVKSGFVPNVVHSSEEVTKSDRRCLC from the exons ATGGAGGCGATCTGGCTCTATCAGTTCCGGCTGATCGTCATCGGGGACTCGACGGTGGGGAAGTCGTGCCTGATCCGCCGCTTCACGGAGGGCCGCTTCGCCCAGGTGTCGGACCCCACCGTCGGCGTGGATTTCTTCTCCAGGCTGGTGGAGATCGAACCGGGCAAACGGATCAAGCTGCAGATCTGGGACACGGCGGGCCAGGAGCGCTTCAG GTCCATCACCAGAGCTTACTACCGTAACTCCGTGGGCGGACTGCTCCTCTTCGACATCACCAACCGCCGCTCCTTCCAGAACGTCCACGACTGGCTGGAGGAGGCTCGCAGCCACGTCCAGCCGCACAGCATCGTCTTCCTGTTGGTGGGCCACAAGTGCGACCTGGAGGCCCAGCGCCAG GTGACCCGCCAGGAAGCGGAGAAGTTGGCGGGGGCGTACGGCATGCGCTACGTGGAGACGTCCGCCCGCGACGCCATCAACGTGGAGCACGCCTTCACCGAGCTGACGAGAGACATCTTCGCCCAGGTGCGGTCCGGCGACATCATGATCCAGGAGGGCTGGGAGGGCGTGAAGAGCGGCTTCGTCCCCAACGTGGTGCACTCCTCGGAGGAAGTGACGAAGAGCGACCGCCGCTGCCTATGTTGA
- the LOC101072325 gene encoding ras-related protein Rab-38, with the protein MQHERLLKVLVIGDIGVGKTSIITRYVHQVFSQHYRATIGVDFALKVLNWDHKTVVRLQLWDIAGQERYGNMTRVYYKEAVGALVVFDMTRLSTFQAVLKWKGDLDSKVALGNGRTVPAVLLANKCDQRDHGLCPKLPKLESFSREYGFIGWYETSAKDDTNIDAAITCLVKSIMSLEEESATADAAGANHEPDNSVLVLPQFNYSRKERGLGGCSGCSSLKPRR; encoded by the exons ATGCAGCACGAGCGTCTGCTTAAAGTTCTGGTCATCGGCGACATCGGCGTCGGGAAGACCTCCATCATTACGCGATACGTGCACCAGGTTTTCTCCCAGCATTACCGCGCCACCATCGGAGTAGACTTCGCCCTCAAAGTGCTCAATTGGGATCACAAGACGGTGGTGCGACTGCAGCTGTGGGACATTGCCG GGCAGGAACGCTATGGAAACATGACCCGTGTTTACTACAAAGAGGCCGTAGGAGCCCTGGTCGTCTTCGACATGACCAGGCTCTCCACGTTTCAGGCTGTCCTCAAGTGGAAAGGCGACCTGGACTCGAAG GTCGCCCTCGGCAACGGGAGGACAGTCCCCGCCGTGCTGTTGGCCAACAAGTGCGATCAGCGGGACCACGGACTCTGTCCAAAGCTGCCCAAACTGGAGAGTTTCTCCAGAGAGTATGGGTTCATCGGCTGGTACGAAACCTCTGCCAAG GACGACACCAACATCGACGCGGCCATCACATGCCTGGTGAAGAGCATCATGTCGCTGGAAGAGGAGAGCGCGACAGCCGATGCCGCGGGCGCCAATCATGAGCCGGACAACAGCGTCCTGGTCCTGCCCCAGTTCAACTACAGCAGGAAGGAGCGAGGGCTCGGTGGATGTTCGGGCTGCTCCTCACTCAAACCCAGGCGCTGA